One Rossellomorea aquimaris DNA window includes the following coding sequences:
- the vanY gene encoding VanY-A/VanY-F/VanY-M family D-Ala-D-Ala carboxypeptidase, whose translation MKKWGFLLLSCLGLTFAYLEPLSEPEVKIQNHVQSENGIAEGGIQEIEMTEDQIYQGDLLLVNSEYPVHQESIRSDIVNLSANNDLAQGYVLLGSDTYLSEEIAHAFSEMVAAAKKDGLQHFAITSGFRDFDEQSVLYQDMGSDYALPAGYSEHNLGLSLDVGSTQMKMANAPEGKWIEKNAWKYGFILRYPENKTGITGIEYEPWHIRYVGFPHSAIIKSKNFVLEEYLEYLKEEKTISASVNGGKYEISYYPVTKSTTIHVPRDLRYEISGNNIDGVIVTVFPDAE comes from the coding sequence ATGAAGAAGTGGGGCTTTTTATTATTATCCTGCCTAGGGTTAACGTTCGCCTATTTGGAACCTTTGTCTGAACCAGAAGTGAAAATTCAAAACCATGTTCAATCTGAAAATGGTATCGCAGAGGGTGGCATCCAAGAAATCGAAATGACAGAGGATCAAATCTATCAAGGAGATCTGCTTTTGGTCAACAGTGAATATCCTGTTCACCAGGAGAGCATTCGATCGGATATTGTCAATTTATCTGCAAACAATGACCTGGCACAAGGGTACGTGTTGTTAGGCAGTGACACTTATTTATCAGAGGAAATTGCACATGCATTTTCAGAGATGGTTGCTGCTGCAAAAAAAGATGGGCTTCAACATTTCGCCATTACGAGCGGCTTTCGGGACTTTGATGAGCAAAGTGTGCTTTATCAAGATATGGGTTCTGACTATGCCTTGCCAGCAGGCTACAGTGAACACAATCTGGGCTTATCCCTTGATGTAGGATCTACTCAAATGAAGATGGCTAATGCACCAGAAGGAAAGTGGATAGAAAAGAACGCTTGGAAATACGGGTTCATCTTACGTTATCCAGAGAATAAAACGGGCATAACAGGAATTGAATATGAACCGTGGCACATCCGCTATGTTGGTTTCCCCCATAGCGCAATTATAAAATCAAAGAATTTCGTATTAGAAGAATATCTGGAATACCTAAAAGAAGAAAAAACTATTTCTGCTAGTGTAAATGGGGGGAAATATGAGATTTCTTATTATCCTGTTACTAAAAGTACGACCATTCATGTGCCTCGTGATCTTCGTTATGAAATTTCAGGTAATAATATCGATGGTGTGATTGTGACAGTGTTTCCTGATGCGGAATGA
- a CDS encoding GNAT family N-acetyltransferase — protein MKIIRASESESNRRNEMSTIFVDGFYQWLNYFSKDKAKLYKTFAHMFNKEVFHTAVVDDRIAAIAACTTNNIPSVRLKYSEFRKHLGLFMGSIAYVILKKEFEKKQYPFQISEKMGAIEFVATSVKYRGQGVATELLKSIIHSTSYEEYVLEVADTNISAIKLYEKLGFAEFMRIPQKHSEKSGVNDLVYMKHVKVKEVGD, from the coding sequence ATGAAAATTATTCGTGCTAGTGAATCAGAAAGTAATAGAAGAAATGAGATGAGTACAATCTTTGTAGACGGCTTCTATCAATGGCTGAATTATTTTTCAAAGGATAAGGCTAAACTTTACAAGACATTTGCCCATATGTTTAATAAAGAGGTCTTTCATACGGCAGTAGTTGACGATCGTATTGCGGCTATAGCCGCTTGCACTACAAACAATATACCTTCTGTAAGACTGAAATATAGTGAATTTAGAAAGCACCTCGGCTTATTCATGGGGAGTATTGCCTATGTCATTCTCAAAAAAGAATTTGAGAAAAAGCAATATCCTTTTCAAATTTCTGAAAAGATGGGTGCAATAGAGTTTGTGGCAACGTCGGTAAAGTATAGAGGACAAGGTGTGGCAACTGAACTGCTAAAATCGATCATACATTCAACTTCATACGAAGAATATGTCTTAGAGGTAGCAGATACCAACATAAGTGCCATCAAGCTTTATGAAAAACTGGGTTTTGCAGAGTTCATGCGTATACCTCAAAAGCACAGTGAAAAAAGTGGTGTCAATGATCTTGTCTATATGAAGCATGTGAAGGTGAAAGAAGTGGGGGACTAA
- a CDS encoding CBO0543 family protein — MKENLIVFFSKGVLSTLVDTYVVSEKRVAYPIRPFPRVFKTNIVFDMLFFPLLSVVWVRQTYNDGLWKILWKSLTWSVPMSITQWFLVKYTKLIQWKKWSPFHTFGSVSFTLFIIRGLVSVVKRLDQPKST, encoded by the coding sequence ATGAAGGAAAACTTAATTGTTTTCTTTTCAAAGGGCGTTCTGTCCACTCTAGTTGATACATATGTTGTGTCGGAGAAACGTGTTGCCTATCCAATTCGTCCTTTTCCAAGAGTGTTTAAGACCAACATTGTTTTTGATATGTTGTTTTTTCCATTGTTGAGTGTGGTCTGGGTTAGACAAACGTATAATGACGGGTTATGGAAGATACTTTGGAAAAGTTTGACTTGGAGTGTTCCTATGAGTATAACTCAATGGTTTCTTGTGAAATACACAAAGTTAATCCAATGGAAAAAGTGGTCACCATTTCATACCTTTGGTTCTGTAAGTTTCACATTATTTATCATCAGAGGGCTTGTATCCGTA